Part of the Leptodactylus fuscus isolate aLepFus1 chromosome 6, aLepFus1.hap2, whole genome shotgun sequence genome, TCTTCCATCTCATATAAGTAAGCCAGTAGTGATATGGAGTGACACAAATCAGATTCACATAACGTCTTAAGTCTTCTTTGGGCTATTGATAAAGAAGTAATTGCTTCATTTTCCTCAGAAATGACAACTGAGCTCAATTGAGCATCTGAGGTGTTTAGATGATATAAACCAATAATGGAGCAACCACTTTGATCACAGACAGCAGCCATAGCATCATGGAAATGACTCTTTAAacacttctggaccacccatagactataaacgtccggaaagtggttgccttgttctgacaggacgtactggtacaTCCCGTCAAAACACAGCAGGAgcacgagatcgtgcagctgctgatactgggagctccggctgaagttacagtatattaccttctctgccttctcgatcgctgtgtatacagcgcacaatgagcgctgtatacatagcTAAGTgcgccgccatgatggggccACCTTCTGACCCGGAGGTCACATGATCTGCCGGTGTCAgtatcttacaagagctgctgggtcctacaggacccaggtcAGCTTTGTAAGTGTAATGAACAGCGggaaggaggctgtattcctcctgcaactggcgctaaatgtaccagccacagttgcaggggaaataagcctccataacaaagaaaaaaaacgtgatcagatgtccccaaaaggtcacttatgaccttatggggacacaatttgaaaataaaaataaataaataaataaataaatgtttttttttaaaaaaaagtaaataaaagaatttaaaaaaatgactaaaataaTAAAgctctgttattaaaggttataaccCCACCCCCggcgacaccatacaaaataaaaattgccgtaacggagaggaaaaactattttataaagtttttcagtagcactttgtgttattaaattaaaaaaaaaaaagtgaaaatcagacacaatttccttcctattttgtttatattttccaggaaataataaaaattaaaacacattcaaaaataaaaagaacataaaaataaagacctatgtgtccccgaaaaaagacgcaaaaattagctgAATGAGAcaaatgagaaaaatgttacagccctcaaaactgcatatacaaaaaaaaactagaatgtgtctggtcctggagcacaaattggcccagtactgaagtggttaaacttcAACCATTCATCTTTTTGGGGAATATCCACAGAGAATTAGGGTCCATTGACACTATTGTGCTCATTTAGgcacaatacacatgtaaagaatacacgtgtaataataagactcccattgacttcaatgacattttttacgcGTGTCAAAAAACACGTTGCGTTTTTTGgctcatttttttacacgtgtaaaaaatatcattaaagtcaatgggagtcttattattACACgcgtattctttacatgtgtattgtgcctaaatgagcgcgcgtttactccgtgtgaatgaacccttagtcATATCAGAGGTTAAACCAAACAGAGAGCTGGACCTCTGCTTTagcggttacacatggacaccGGCAGACCCCATATAATGGATGGACATCCCCATGAAGGATTTACCTCAGAAACctgtggtaataatctgcaggtGTGGGTAATAATCTGCAGACAACAGTCACAGCCACCCCTTGGATGTATGGCGGTAGTAcagttaggctcggttcacatctgcccatgggtttccgtttggggagtctacaTAGGgtacggaatggcccaaatgctgACTCTAATGTAGTATATAGCCAACAACACAGATCAAACTGGTTACTGTCATATATTAGTCAGAATTACCTCAGGCATAAATACACAAGAAATTCCCTCAGTAATTCTGGTCCAGCCGTCTGACTAGAGATTTCCCAGGATATTAGTAAAGAGCTGACAACAAATATACATTGCTGGTTACACATAAACAACATGTAGTAAATTAGGAACAATTGTGAGGTAAAAATCCTCAGAATTTGCTGCTCTACCTCAGGACACATCTGTACCTGAACCCGCCAGAAACATTCTGAGGAGAAGCCTTGCCTGGGCGGAGTCTCACCAGAGGGAAGCTCCGCCCTAATCAGGGCTAACGCAGCGATCACAGTATGTAGTCAGGCGTCTGTACCAGCTCTTGCTAGGTGACTGTCTCCTCATCATGTGATTCCTGCCTCCTCCCAAACATgtgactggtcacatgactgtgacatcatcacaggtcctttagctcctCCAACAATATAGCCTGaagcctgactcctcccacacatggtTATGACATCATGACAGGTCCTTTACCCCAGTAGGATCCTTCCTCACCAATATATGACCACAGTGTACAGCTTTGCAGGTGGAGGTACGTCCATAGTCACCAATTACTGGGCCACAACACCCCAAGCATGCCATGTTTGCCCCAACCCAATCCCAGCCATGTTCTTTTGTGCTCCTACAGAGTATGATACCCCTTTAGTGGCCCAGACATGGTATCGTGCTCCCTTGTGgtgcccacacattataataaccCCATTATTGTGTTTCCTAAACCGTATAATGCCACGTTATTATGGTCTCCAAAGAGTATAATGTCATCCTAtatgtggccctcacacagtataatgcacctatCATTGCGGtacccactcagtataatgcccactttactgcggtccccacacagtgtaataccccccCGCATTGTggagccccacatagtataatgccccccctctTTGTggacctcacactgtataatccctCCCTCATTGTAGTTATTTACTGCCAGGCTCTCTGTATGTGCATACTAAGACCATGTAGTGACAATGATGCAATAATTTGTCACCATGTAGAACATGCCGTTACTTCAGAGTGCAAGAAAGGTTATAGGGGCTTTTGCACTTTTGTGTCCACACATATTATGTGCCAGTCTAGTCACAAAGAGAGAATATACATCTACACTTTATTATCTCCAgtaattgtatatatttatattgatttatcttctttccattcaggttcctacagtATAGGATCTTCTCAGTGAATAAGGACAAGATGGCGGAGAAAATATTACATCTCACCTTagagatcctgcaccagcttactggagaggtgagagattctgatgatgtcacattacatcattcttatctatagtaataacagatgatatgactggagaggtgagggactctgggaatggatggagtgatatttattaatgtgtctctccataaacaggattatacagtagtgaagaagacctctagtgggcgctgtcaggttcCTGTCACTGAAGGATGGGCGAagaccctgagcccaatcctggggcctccaccgcactccctgatacatgaggagatcaatggacagaagatcctagaactcaccaacaagatgattgagctgctgactggagaggtgacactgctgggaatgctgggacattatacaggagcgctatgaagggatctggtgatgactgtatcattgtgttgtcaggttcctataaggtgtcaggatgtcactgtctatttctccatggaggagtgggagtatttagaaggacacaaagatgtgtacaaggaggtgatgatggaggatcagcagcccctcacatcagcaggtaatagacatgactaaatacacacggcctctcattatctgtatggaaagaatgaattcagtccctgtatgtgtttcctccagttccatccagtaagagaacatcaccggagagatgtcccagtcctcttctaccacaggatTGTAATAGTcaaaattatattcttgtacattcagGCTCCTACAATACAGGATCCTCTCTCTGGACATCTAGGATACGTAAGCCAATATTCCCAAATGACCCATCAAGGATGGATAGAAAAAGGAACAAGATGGCCGAAAGTATATTAAATCTCACCTTagagatcctgcaccagcttactggagaggtgagagattctgatgatgtcacattacagcattcttatctatagtaataacagatgatatgactggagaggtgagggactctgggaatggatggagtgatatttattaatgtgtctctccataaacaggattacacagtagtgaagaagacctctagtgggcgctgtcaggctcctgtcaCTGAAGGATGGGCGAagaccctgagcccaatcctggggcctccacctcactccctgatacatgaggggatcaatggacagaagatcctagaactcaccaacaagatgattgagctgctgactggagaggtgacactgctgggaatgctgggacattatacaggagcgctatgaagggatctggtgatgactgtatcattgtgttgtcaggttcctataaggtgtcaggatgtcactgtctatttctccatggaggagtgggagtatttagaaggacacaaagatgtgtacaaggaggtgatgatggaggatcagcagcccctcacatcagcaggtaatagacatgactaaatacacacggcctctcattatctgtatggaaagaatgaattcagtccctgtatgtgtttcctccagttccatccagtaagagaacatcaccggagagcTATCCaagtcctcttctaccacaggactgtaaggaagaaaatgtactccaggatgatcaggtagatggagagaaggtgacatgaaatcttcctctgccctgtagaagggctgtgaaggtctcgtggtcagtctggttttatcccacagtattagatgttttctacttgtgtaatgagaaaggtggagatggcaggataaagctgaccaagacatgacatgttgtctggatcttctcagttttctggctatggaggctgctggttggaataaggaaccaacatggtggatttatccagaagacctgcagctatttggtcagataactcctgctgtcacttttggtggtcatgataatgaatgatcttttcttatcctataaaacatcccatgtgacttctccatccgtctggtgacttttacaatatttgttttACAGTTTTTGTATCTGGGTGAAGATCTGAACATTATTGTTGTTTCGGAGACATACGTGAGGGATGATGAGGAGagtaaggaggacattcctacaggtgacCGCCCAGGTGAGTAGTAATCACTAAATAGGGGCCTGTTCGTATTATATTTCTCTGTCCTGTTATAATTTCTTTGTGAATCCAATAACAGATCCATACTCCATCTTTCATGGGGATTCCATCATATTTTTTAGCACCATTTTTTCCATTTGTCAAGTTTACATCAGGATCTTCAGTCTTCATCAGTGTCTTAGGATAGACCATGTTATGAGGACTAGCTAGCCCTGCCTGGTTTATTTGGGTGTACTTGCTGATGGCTGAGCCTATTTCTATCCAGAACTTGTTCCATTCTGGTTGTCGGGTATATTCCTTGCCATGTATATTTCCTTCCAGACTCCAGTATTCTGATCTTACATAGTGTTTTTACTGTGCATTCTGGAATCTGACCTGTAGATCTATGGAGTCTAGCGTCTTTGCTTTATATTCTTAGATCTGTAGTTCCACAGGGTTGACTTTGGTTCTGGCCGTAGCTTTGCTGCTGTTCATTGTTCATTATGGCATATATCTACCTTCAACTTTTCTACCAGTATGGCTGCATGCTTCAATAATGTGGTTTTTTTGATCATCTGGTTGTTATGCATCTTATCCTCTCTATAACTACTGGGATACTTGAGTACCATATGGCAACGTTAGAAAGTGTGAAAGTCGACTTTGCTAGGTCCTTACCGAAGATTGGCATGTCTAGTTgttttgtgtatgtgtttgtactcTGTGTGTCCTATTGTGCATTGTTTTTTTGTGCAATATGCTGTATATTGCTGTATATGCTGGTGACTTGCTGCACTGTATGATACAACTTTAGAGGTATTGGGTCAGTAGGGACTGGCTCCGGGGGACTatttttacactttgggggggaggTGTCTATGAAAtattaatgcccgcgatcagagtgCTATGGTGACCCCTCTGCAGCAGACCATCCGCCGTTATCTTTACAtacccagcatctgctgtaatagcacagcagatgccggggagagAGAGTGCTGCCCTAACAAGCGCCAGGACCACAGCATTGCTCCATTCCTGCCACTGCAGGAAGCCAGAGGCAGCAGGAGCATGGCAATATAGCGATCCCACTCCTCTGCCCCCCTTCCCCTGCCAAAACTACCTACACTTACCATATACCCGGCGTATAAGATGACCTCCGACTTTACAGAAGATTTTCAGGGGTTAAAAAGTCATCTTATAAGCCAGAAAATATGGTATATGGTTTTGCAACACAAATCGCTGCATTCCCTCAACGTAGGGCCGTAGCCTTGGAGGGTGAGATACTTGGAGAGATTTCCAAGAACACAGAGTTTATATACATAAAGCAATCACAGGCAACAATTTATCTAAGTATGAaggatattgtataattagatgtatagtttgttacatgttTTCTCCATAGAAATTTAAACagtaggttttttttgtattagagagGTTTTACGTCTTCTGTCTGACTATGGCAGTCAGCCTGCCATTTATGAAAGAGTTGAAGTCCAGCTGAGAAAATGCTGAGCAATTCAATAAGTCTtgcctagggttgagccgatcttgagatttcaggatcgtttttaaaatccgatttccgatcattttccatccgatcctgatcccaattctgatcttatgcaagtcaatgggatcaaagatcggattttaaaaacgatcctattcactacacagcatggggtccaaaaGTTGAAGGCTTTATTTtatggactccacgctgtgtagtgattaaaaaaaaatccgccggctacttagtcccccctggtgtctgcttacctgcacagatccgctgccagtCCCCGTTTTTCTCGCTCCttgtctctctcattcacatatcttcagagcgccgtgcgtgcccccgcctctcaTTCTAGTGTTAGATGCTggcagtaggcggggcttgttgtggcttaggagagtgtgggtgggtacagggcggggagatgtgagtgcatcactcacgtctccactcccagtacctgcccacactctcctaagcctcaagccccgccttctcccagcatctctaacactagcctagggagacgGGGGCGTGCctgcgctctgaagacatgtgaatgagagagaagaggatcaAAAAGAAcaaggagcggcagcagcagtggatctgtgcaggtaagttgagcgatcgggatcagaattccgttcccgatctttttttaggcgggatcagatcgcgatcgtgaaatttactcgatcgctgatcgggatccgatcttttccgatcccgatcgctcaaccctagtcttatcTGCTCAAATTAATCTAGATTTCTGTTGCGCCATGCTGCTGGAAGGATCAGAATTTGGAAACACCATGAATGTATGAATCCTTCCAGTCAGGTGTCAACAGTTCAGGCCAGTGAAGGTGACATGATGGTGTTTGGTGGAATTTTTGGTGGTGTGTTTTCTTGGCACAAACGATTCATCTGATACCTGTGCATGCCTTGAGGAATTTTTGTGGCCTCAAATGTCAAAGAAGGTGGAATTAAATAGGTATCTCTTAACACATTCATTGTCTGTAACTATCTGGGGTTGTGAAATGGACGCCAACTAATAGATTCACTATAAGAGAGAGATAACGAGCAGTGACACATGAACCTAGGAAGATGTTGACTGTAAGACAGAAGAGGAGAACAGCCTGGTGGCCAAACATCATCATCTACTGGTCCAAGCTCTGAGGTCAACTGTTACATTGTCATCTGTTTGGTCATATTGGGTAATAACAGAATTTGGGAACATGGTTTGTAATTTGTATGGACATTTTCTATTGCAACTGTATAAAATATGAATACAATTTTTGAAGTTGCATAATtcacaaataataaaatattttttgttctCGGCAGATGAGTGTGCTAGAAGatcagagggacatctcatatcttcagattataaagcagaggatggTGGTATCGcacaagatacatatgaagaacatgtcattatcccagatataccctcagcccttcacaacAAAGATCCATCATCTGTTCCTTCTATACAGGTCCGATCTTTTGATCCATCACAGACTGTGACGCAAGATAAAATTTGCAAAAAGAATGtaaaacatcagagaactcacacagaggataagccatattcatgttcagaatgtggaaaatgttttaaattGAAATCCGTTCTTGTTAGACATGAAAGACgtcatacaggggagaagccattttcatgttcagaatgtggaaaaagtTATAACGATAAATCAGTGCTGGTTAGACATCAGAGGATTCACACAGGACAGAGGCCATTTTCGTGTTCaatatgtgggaaatgttttcatcagaaatcaagtcttgttgaacatAAGAGAatccacactggggagaagccattttcatgttcagaatgtgggaaatgtttttcaagCAAAACAAACGTCCTTAAACATGAGAGACGTCACACAGGGGAGATGGCATTTccatgtccagaatgtgagaaatgttttcaaCATAAATCTGAatttgttagacatcagagaattcacacaggagaaaagccatattcatgttcagaatgtgggaaaagctTTATCTACAAaccagatcttgttaaacatcaacgAATTCATTCCGGGCAGACACCATTTTCGTGCTTAGAGTGTGGGAAATATTTTTACtgtaaatcagatcttgttacacatcataaaattcacacaggggagaaaccgtTTTCATGTTCCGAATGTGGTAAATGTTTTTACCAtaaatcagaccttgttaagcatcatagaagtcacacaggggagaagccatattcatgtttagaGTGTGGGAAATCTTTCAGTGATACATCAgtgcttgttagacatcagagaattcacacagggcagaaaccattttcatgttcagtatGCGGGAAATGTTTTCATCAAAAATCAAGTCTTGTacaacatcaaaaaattcacacagatgAGAAGCCGTTtacttgttcagaatgtggaaaatgctttCATCAGAAACCAAGTCTTGTTGCGCATCAAATGATTCACACTGgagagaggccattttcttgttcagaatgtgggaaatgttttacacacaaatcaaatcttgttaaacatgagaAATGTCACACAACTCAGGGAATTCATaatggggagaagccattttcatgtacgGTATGCGGGAAAAGTTTTAACCGGAAATCAACTCTCGTTATGCATcttagaattcacacaggagagaagccatattcatgttcagaatgtgagaaatgtttttatcagaaatcagatcttgtgaAACATTGGAGAATTCACACAAGGGAGAAGCCACATCCATGTTCATAATATGGAAAATATTGTATTTAGTAAGCTATCATTTAGAAATATACAGTCTCAataattaataaaatacattGTCAACCCTTTCTGTTTCCCAGTGGCTATTCTAATCACTGCCCTACCACGTCAATATTTTGCTCCACTGCTTCCCTGGAGTCTGACCAGTTTTAGCATAATCTGCCAGGGAGTAATAAAGCATATCAGTGCATTATTACTAATGTAAACCCCAGAGTTTCATACATTACTTTTGTGGATGGCAGTGGGGAGGCTATAACTCTTGTTCCTGTCTCCCCTGCCGCTGCTCTGACTCTTGATCACatgagcaactccattctactaaatggatcttggcaagcagatgccaagacagaatgtccaaaATCTACGGCCTCGGAACTGCGCCAATCTAATCTGTAATGCCTCGCGAACGTCAGGTGAGAACTCCAGGATGCGGCAGAATACGCAAGAATTcaggtactggtaggtcttgagcccGACGAGAGCAAGcaatggcctccctgatccatcttgacagggtggtcTTAGAGGCCTTGATACCTTTGTTATGACCGTAGGTATTAATAagcagattctctgatcttcggaaagAGGTTGTAcgatccaaatatatgcgcaatgCTCTTatcaagtccaacttgtgcattcTCTCCTCCAACTCAGAAGTGGGAGAGGGAAAGAAGGTTGGTAAAGTTATAACTTGATTTATATTACCAAAGGTAGGGACCTTAGTTAAAAACCCCTGGACAAACCTAAGTTGAACTCTATCTGGGAAAAAAGTAATGTATGGCTCAGAGGCAGCCAAAACTTGTAATTCACCAATCCTCTTGGCAGAGGTAATAGCCAGCAAGAAGGTCACCTTGTGGGAAAGATATCTCCAATCCACATCCGTTAATGGTTCAAAGGGAGGAGAACATAGCCCCTGTAGGACCGAGGCCATGTCCTATTGCGGGACAGCGGGCTGTacctgagggcggagcctagaggacCCTTTAAGGAATTGCTATATCAGAGGATTTTGAGATAACCGGGTCCCCAGAAGAGTGGAAAGTGCCGAATCATGAACCTTTAGGGTAGTTGGAGTCAATCCCTTATCCAGGccactttgcagaaactccaggactgattcgataGCAGAATTGTTAATCTGCCTATCAGTGCACCAATCCTGTATATTCGGGAAATCCTCTGGTAGCTCCGGTTAGTGGAATCCGCTCTTGAGTGTGCCAATGTCCTTAGGACGGCCTGTGACAATCCGCTATCTCCacatacggtgcggtcaacctccaggcactgaggttgaacctgtccaggtcctggcagaactgtctgtttagagttaccaggttttggacttatggaagcctccagtaggtccctcaactcatcagaatgaggtgggtaaaccatgccctttttggcgaGAATGGGATGATCAATATTGccaaagtctggtcctgcctgagtttctccaATAACTTCGGGATCATGGGAATCGGAGGAAAAATGtacgccagtttgaacctccaaggtattgacagggcatctactgccaaaggattgtcttccagGTAGAAGGAGCAAAACTTCActttggcattgtactgggtggccatcagatccacctcaggaagaccccacatctcggtgagatgatgaaagatgtccagattcagggaccattcgcatGACGTGACCAAGCCTCTgtttagctgatccgcaaggatattCAGCCGACCCTGAATATGAACTACTGAAAGTTGACAGATTCTTCTCCACCCAGGAGAAAATTAGGTTCGTCACCTGCAGAagtgagggggatctggttcctccctgtttgttgatataacagactgctgttaagttgtctgttctcactctcacagcttttctctgcaggtggggtgcaaacatcaGAAATGCCCGGTGCACTGCAGTGAGTTCTCGCTAGTTGAATGAATGTGACCTCtccagctggttccaggtcccacaaactggggtctcccccagatgcgctccccatcctgaGAGGGAGGCATCCGTGGTCAACAGGGTCAAGGATGTCTGGACTGTGGAcctcccgtctctgagctggggCCACCAAGcaagtgatcgacgggttctgatggataactggataggcttctgtagcccgaagggctgtggttccagactctcaggatctcgcattgtaatgggcgcatatgccacagggcccaaggaactgcctcaACGGCTGAGGAcatgacctaggaccttcatggcggtcctgatagttaCCTTCCGTGTTATGgacaggtgatgagccgctcaaccaatcttctccttctgaggagagggcagggagatcgtcaaGCTGAGAGAATCCTGGATGAACCCTAGAAATTGAATccaggtagatggaaccactactgacttctgccagtttactagccagcccaacTCACTTAGAAAAACCACTGTGGACTCCaactgcgtggtaagaaccttctttgaccgggcttttaggagccagttaTCTAGGTATGAGACAATAAAAATCCCTTGGAGGCACAGggtggctacgaccggggccactacctttgtaaaggtgtgggggggccaaagatatgccgaatgggagaatCGTAAACTGGAAATGAAGTAATCTTCCGTTTAGGTAAACAGCAATTCTTAAAAATTTCCTGTGAGGAGGGTAGATGGGTAAGTAGAGCATCCCTTAGGTCTAGGGTGACAAAATAATCTCCGGGTTGCAGGAAGGGAAGCACTgatctgatggtttccatacgAAACCGTACCCTGTGAATAAATCGATTCAGATACCGGAGATCGTTAATCATGCGCCATCCTCCTGATGACTTTGGTACCAGAAATACCGGAGAATACACGCCTTGACCTTTTTCTGCGAAGGGAACAGGCTCCAATGCACCATACCGTTTTGCGTGACAATTTTTTCACCGCAAGATCCACTTTCGGGGGAGGTCCCCACGGATCCAGTTGGGATGGTACAATTGGAAACTCTAGTGGCCAACTGGGCCCTTTTAGGCTGTTTCCACTCATGCTCCATGACCGTAGACAGAGCAGTGTCCACTTGGAAGGCGCTTTGCCTctagaggtggacgcagaggcttccccatcaacatccagGTCCCAATGGAaaataggtctgctggaaacaATAGACTCCTCGTTGTCCGGAACCATGGAGTCCTCCTCTACATGAAGTCTTTC contains:
- the LOC142210367 gene encoding uncharacterized protein LOC142210367 isoform X2, translated to MAEKILHLTLEILHQLTGEDYTVVKKTSSGRCQVPVTEGWAKTLSPILGPPPHSLIHEEINGQKILELTNKMIELLTGEVPIRCQDVTVYFSMEEWEYLEGHKDVYKEVMMEDQQPLTSAVPSSKRTSPERCPSPLLPQDCNSQNYILVHSGSYNTGSSLWTSRIRKPIFPNDPSRMDRKRNKMAESILNLTLEILHQLTGEDYTVVKKTSSGRCQAPVTEGWAKTLSPILGPPPHSLIHEGINGQKILELTNKMIELLTGEVPIRCQDVTVYFSMEEWEYLEGHKDVYKEVMMEDQQPLTSAVPSSKRTSPESYPSPLLPQDCKEENVLQDDQFLYLGEDLNIIVVSETYVRDDEESKEDIPTGDRPDECARRSEGHLISSDYKAEDGGIAQDTYEEHVIIPDIPSALHNKDPSSVPSIQVRSFDPSQTVTQDKICKKNVKHQRTHTEDKPYSCSECGKCFKLKSVLVRHERRHTGEKPFSCSECGKSYNDKSVLVRHQRIHTGQRPFSCSICGKCFHQKSSLVEHKRIHTGEKPFSCSECGKCFSSKTNVLKHERRHTGEMAFPCPECEKCFQHKSEFVRHQRIHTGEKPYSCSECGKSFIYKPDLVKHQRIHSGQTPFSCLECGKYFYCKSDLVTHHKIHTGEKPFSCSECGKCFYHKSDLVKHHRSHTGEKPYSCLECGKSFSDTSVLVRHQRIHTGQKPFSCSVCGKCFHQKSSLVQHQKIHTDEKPFTCSECGKCFHQKPSLVAHQMIHTGERPFSCSECGKCFTHKSNLVKHEKCHTTQGIHNGEKPFSCTVCGKSFNRKSTLVMHLRIHTGEKPYSCSECEKCFYQKSDLVKHWRIHTREKPYPCSACGKCFIQKSDLARHERIHTGEKPYSCSKCGKIFSYKSVLDRHQRIHTGEKPFSCSVCGKCFNHKSGLVEHQSIHTGEKPFLCSVCGKCFYHKAGLVKHQSIHKLEKPFSCSECGKYFRQKSELLKHQIIHTGEKPFLCSACGKCFCYKSGLVKHQRIHTGEKPFSCLVCGKTFNDTSVLAKHRRIHTGQKPFSCSECNKCFYSKSDLVKHQRIHTGEKPYSCSECGKCFNTTSSLVKHQRIHTGEKPFSCLECGKCFTNKSTLVRHQSVHTGEKPYSCSECGKCYTNKSNLVQHEKRHIEKKPYSCSICGKCFNHKSVLVKHRRSHTGEKPYSCSEGGKHFSYTSVLVHQRIDAGEKPFSCSECEKCFSQESDLIRHVRTHTKENPYSCYECGECFDAQSNLLVHQRSHTGEKLFRCSECGKSYSNKAALVRHQRIHTGVKPFSCSQCGKCFYQKSDLVKHERIHTGEKPYSCSQCGKRLGDKSALARHERIHTEEWPFSCSQCGKCYSDKPNLIRHQRIHTGEEPFACQECGKCFNQKAYLLAHQRSHAGEKPFTCSECGKCFIQKSDLAKHERIHTGEKPYSCSVCGKCFTDKSNLIKHERSHIGEKLFSCSECGKRCCNKSALVIHQRIHTGEKPFSCSQCGKCFSNKPNLVRHQRTHTGEKPFSCSECGKCFIQKSDLVKHERIHTVEKPFIC